In one Musa acuminata AAA Group cultivar baxijiao chromosome BXJ2-5, Cavendish_Baxijiao_AAA, whole genome shotgun sequence genomic region, the following are encoded:
- the LOC135583523 gene encoding uncharacterized protein LOC135583523 isoform X1 translates to MGDQQDWPPLANGGSSEGFSHPMPTNPDPSAVGPGNLIRAEQATADVLRCIQPTVVSEQRRKAVVEYIQKLLKRYIGIEVFPFGSVPLKTYLPDGDIDLTALSFPNSEDALANDVRSVLQSEEQNKGAEFEVKDVQYINAEVFHSSGILFIGCYEVKLVKCIVENIVVDISFNQIGGLCTLCFLEKVDQEIGKDNLFKRSIILIKTWCYYESRILGAHHGLISTYALETLVLYVFHLFHESLDGPLAVLYRFLDYYSKFDWDNYCVSLQGPIPVSFLPELVVEPLETNGDDLLLSKEFIKECIDMFSVPPRFSESSRIFLKKHLNIVDPLKQNNNLGRSISKGNFYRIRSAFTYGARKLGRVLLLPAENIAAEVGMFFASTLERHGTGERPDVQQDASPSCSDSRFIEHNEVGSTSSNKESPLDSQVKCSGGALCDNISNIKISDLDEGYGTELQFNGHNSNKHLDGLHNCTKMENHLMGGEASVKHLDKNARDLVSIEAFNLRAAESCLDSSSHNQIGGDLSSGKVYHAPPLFFHVGNGSESVILDNVNSVDTAKKEVISSRFVAPGEEPNNESESHGTSTSGFKTNSVSASTGSIHGSSTTSWNSHLSEYLNTAAWSCEGNENSSPNCSKLSDLVGDFNLHYMNLLYALKSQSQEYFMSQYFMPNYEPSPSQYQNKQSWNGFSQQSIYMHIRANGVIPAPSFSLNPGVYAAKDIQKTKGTGTYFPNTNSRSYRERQSPGRGKNQTPPNQLSRSRNNSRLEVQDRNLLEENNETLPQPQSPVFTGVPQPSCSATRELSHGNDIVLGLKGKLEFGSLGPVKLRVSSPEQSKKLESVSPSNQSSAAILESTVQRPSTNLRYERSMKPYQLKDESDFPPLNG, encoded by the exons ATGGGTGACCAGCAGGACTGGCCGCCGCTGGCGAACGGCGGCTCTTCGGAAGGTTTTTCCCACCCGATGCCGACGAATCCTGACCCGTCGGCGGTCGGCCCTGGGAACTTGATTCGCGCTGAGCAAGCCACCGCAGATGTTCTGCGGTGCATTCAGCCGACGGTGGTGTCCGAGCAGAGGCGGAAAGCCGTCGTGGAGTATATCCAGAAGCTTCTCAAGAGATATATAGGCATTGAG GTATTTCCATTTGGATCAGTTCCACTGAAGACATATCTTCCTGATGGAGATATTGATCTGACTGCACTTAGTTTTCCAAATTCTGAAGATGCTTTGGCAAATGATGTGCGTTCTGTTCTTCAATCAGAAGAACAGAACAAGGGTGCTGAGTTTGAAGTAAAGGATGTTCAATACATTAATGCTGAGGTTTTTCATTCTTCTGGAATTCTGTTTATTGGTTGTTATGAG GTCAAACTTGTTAAATGCATTGTTGAGAATATTGTAGTAGATATCTCATTCAATCAGATTGGTGGACTTTGTACACTTTGCTTTCTCGAGAAG GTTGACCAGGAAATTGGTAAGGACAATCTCTTCAAGCGCAGTATAATATTGATAAAAACTTGGTGTTACTATGAGAGTCGCATCCTTGGTGCTCATCATGGTTTGATTTCTACGTACGCATTGGAAACGTTAGTGTTGTATGTTTTTCACCTCTTCCATGAATCGCTAGATGGTCCTTTGGCG GTTTTGTATAGGTTTCTGGACTACTACAGCAAGTTCGATTGGGACAATTACTGTGTTAGTTTGCAGGGACCCATTCCTGTTTCTTTTCTGCCAGAACTAGTAG TTGAGCCACTAGAGACTAACGGGGATGATTTACTGCTTTCGAAGGAATTTATTAAAGAATGTATCGACATGTTCTCAGTTCCTCCAAGATTTTCAGAGAGCTCTAGAATATTTCTAAAGAAGCACCTAAACATTGTGGATCCACTGAAACAGAACAATAATCTAGGGCGCAGCATCAGCAAAG GTAACTTTTACCGCATACGTAGTGCATTTACATATGGTGCCCGAAAACTTGGTCGGGTACTTCTACTACCTGCTGAAAATATTGCTGCTGAAGTTGGTATGTTTTTTGCAAGCACCTTGGAGAGGCATGGAACTGGAGAAAGGCCAGACGTTCAACAAGATGCATCTCCTAGTTGTTCAGATAGCAGATTTATTGAGCATAATGAGGTTGGCTCTACATCATCAAACAAGGAGTCACCTTTAGATTCACAAGTTAAGTGTTCTGGTGGAGCACTATGTGACAACATAAGTAACATCAAGATCTCAGATTTGGATGAGGGGTATGGCACCGAATTGCAATTCAATGGACATAACTCTAATAAGCATCTTGATGGACTTCACAACTGTACTAAAATGGAAAATCATCTCATGGGAGGAGAAGCTTCAGTTAAGCATTTGGATAAAAACGCCAGAGATCTTGTTAGCATAGAAGCTTTTAATTTGAGAGCCGCTGAAAGTTGCTTAGATTCTTCATCACATAATCAGATAGGCGGTGACTTGTCATCTGGAAAAGTTTATCATGCACCCCCCTTGTTCTTCCATGTGGGAAATGGTTCTGAATCTGTGATACTTGATAATGTGAATTCAGTGGATACTGCAAAGAAAGAAGTGATTTCTAGCAGGTTTGTGGCCCCCGGTGAGGAACCAAACAATGAATCTGAATCACACGGTACTAGTACATCTGGGTTTAAAACCAACTCTGTATCTGCCTCCACTGGCAGCATTCATGGATCTTCAACAACAAGTTGGAATTCCCATTTATCAGAATATTTAAATACTGCAGCTTGGTCATGTGAGGGAAACGAAAATAGTAGTCCCAATTGCAGTAAACTATCAGATCTAGTTGGTGATTTTAATCTGCACTACATGAATCTTCTTTATGCTTTGAAGTCCCAGAGCCAAGAATACTTTATGAGTCAGTACTTTATGCCAAATTATGAACCATCCCCTTCCCAGTATCAGAACAAGCAATCATGGAATGGTTTTTCTCAGCAGAGCATTTACATGCATATTAGAGCAAATGGTGTCATCCCTGCACCATCATTTTCTTTGAATCCTGGTGTTTATGCTGCAAAAGATATCCAAAAAACAAAGGGAACAGGAACATACTTTCCCAACACG AATTCCCGTTCATACAGAGAAAGACAGTCACCTGGGAGAGGAAAGAATCAAACGCCTCCAAATCAGCTGTCAAGATCCCGCAACAACAGCCGATTGGAGGTACAAGATAGGAACCTACTTGAAGAAAATAATGAGACACTTCCACAACCACAGTCTCCTGTTTTCACGGGGGTCCCCCAGCCTTCATGCTCGGCCACTAGAGAGCTTTCACATGGCAATGACATTGTTCTTGGTTTAAAGGGAAAACTAGAGTTTGGGTCCCTTGGTCCCGTTAAACTAAGAGTCTCCTCACCAGAACAAAGCAAAAAGCTAGAATCAGTTAGTCCTTCTAATCAGAGCTCCGCAGCAATCCTTGAATCAACAGTTCAGAGACCCTCAACGAACTTGAGATATGAAAG GTCAATGAAACCTTATCAGCTCAAAGATGAAAGCGACTTCCCTCCTCTAAATGGCTGA
- the LOC135583523 gene encoding uncharacterized protein LOC135583523 isoform X4 has protein sequence MGDQQDWPPLANGGSSEGFSHPMPTNPDPSAVGPGNLIRAEQATADVLRCIQPTVVSEQRRKAVVEYIQKLLKRYIGIEVFPFGSVPLKTYLPDGDIDLTALSFPNSEDALANDVRSVLQSEEQNKGAEFEVKDVQYINAEVFHSSGILFIGCYEVKLVKCIVENIVVDISFNQIGGLCTLCFLEKVDQEIGKDNLFKRSIILIKTWCYYESRILGAHHGLISTYALETLVLYVFHLFHESLDGPLAVLYRFLDYYSKFDWDNYCVSLQGPIPVSFLPELVVEPLETNGDDLLLSKEFIKECIDMFSVPPRFSESSRIFLKKHLNIVDPLKQNNNLGRSISKGNFYRIRSAFTYGARKLGRVLLLPAENIAAEVGMFFASTLERHGTGERPDVQQDASPSCSDSRFIEHNEVGSTSSNKESPLDSQVKCSGGALCDNISNIKISDLDEGYGTELQFNGHNSNKHLDGLHNCTKMENHLMGGEASVKHLDKNARDLVSIEAFNLRAAESCLDSSSHNQIGGDLSSGKVYHAPPLFFHVGNGSESVILDNVNSVDTAKKEVISSRFVAPGEEPNNESESHGTSTSGFKTNSVSASTGSIHGSSTTSWNSHLSEYLNTAAWSCEGNENSSPNCSKLSDLVGDFNLHYMNLLYALKSQSQEYFMSQYFMPNYEPSPSQYQNKQSWNGFSQQSIYMHIRANGVIPAPSFSLNPGVYAAKDIQKTKGTGTYFPNTVNETLSAQR, from the exons ATGGGTGACCAGCAGGACTGGCCGCCGCTGGCGAACGGCGGCTCTTCGGAAGGTTTTTCCCACCCGATGCCGACGAATCCTGACCCGTCGGCGGTCGGCCCTGGGAACTTGATTCGCGCTGAGCAAGCCACCGCAGATGTTCTGCGGTGCATTCAGCCGACGGTGGTGTCCGAGCAGAGGCGGAAAGCCGTCGTGGAGTATATCCAGAAGCTTCTCAAGAGATATATAGGCATTGAG GTATTTCCATTTGGATCAGTTCCACTGAAGACATATCTTCCTGATGGAGATATTGATCTGACTGCACTTAGTTTTCCAAATTCTGAAGATGCTTTGGCAAATGATGTGCGTTCTGTTCTTCAATCAGAAGAACAGAACAAGGGTGCTGAGTTTGAAGTAAAGGATGTTCAATACATTAATGCTGAGGTTTTTCATTCTTCTGGAATTCTGTTTATTGGTTGTTATGAG GTCAAACTTGTTAAATGCATTGTTGAGAATATTGTAGTAGATATCTCATTCAATCAGATTGGTGGACTTTGTACACTTTGCTTTCTCGAGAAG GTTGACCAGGAAATTGGTAAGGACAATCTCTTCAAGCGCAGTATAATATTGATAAAAACTTGGTGTTACTATGAGAGTCGCATCCTTGGTGCTCATCATGGTTTGATTTCTACGTACGCATTGGAAACGTTAGTGTTGTATGTTTTTCACCTCTTCCATGAATCGCTAGATGGTCCTTTGGCG GTTTTGTATAGGTTTCTGGACTACTACAGCAAGTTCGATTGGGACAATTACTGTGTTAGTTTGCAGGGACCCATTCCTGTTTCTTTTCTGCCAGAACTAGTAG TTGAGCCACTAGAGACTAACGGGGATGATTTACTGCTTTCGAAGGAATTTATTAAAGAATGTATCGACATGTTCTCAGTTCCTCCAAGATTTTCAGAGAGCTCTAGAATATTTCTAAAGAAGCACCTAAACATTGTGGATCCACTGAAACAGAACAATAATCTAGGGCGCAGCATCAGCAAAG GTAACTTTTACCGCATACGTAGTGCATTTACATATGGTGCCCGAAAACTTGGTCGGGTACTTCTACTACCTGCTGAAAATATTGCTGCTGAAGTTGGTATGTTTTTTGCAAGCACCTTGGAGAGGCATGGAACTGGAGAAAGGCCAGACGTTCAACAAGATGCATCTCCTAGTTGTTCAGATAGCAGATTTATTGAGCATAATGAGGTTGGCTCTACATCATCAAACAAGGAGTCACCTTTAGATTCACAAGTTAAGTGTTCTGGTGGAGCACTATGTGACAACATAAGTAACATCAAGATCTCAGATTTGGATGAGGGGTATGGCACCGAATTGCAATTCAATGGACATAACTCTAATAAGCATCTTGATGGACTTCACAACTGTACTAAAATGGAAAATCATCTCATGGGAGGAGAAGCTTCAGTTAAGCATTTGGATAAAAACGCCAGAGATCTTGTTAGCATAGAAGCTTTTAATTTGAGAGCCGCTGAAAGTTGCTTAGATTCTTCATCACATAATCAGATAGGCGGTGACTTGTCATCTGGAAAAGTTTATCATGCACCCCCCTTGTTCTTCCATGTGGGAAATGGTTCTGAATCTGTGATACTTGATAATGTGAATTCAGTGGATACTGCAAAGAAAGAAGTGATTTCTAGCAGGTTTGTGGCCCCCGGTGAGGAACCAAACAATGAATCTGAATCACACGGTACTAGTACATCTGGGTTTAAAACCAACTCTGTATCTGCCTCCACTGGCAGCATTCATGGATCTTCAACAACAAGTTGGAATTCCCATTTATCAGAATATTTAAATACTGCAGCTTGGTCATGTGAGGGAAACGAAAATAGTAGTCCCAATTGCAGTAAACTATCAGATCTAGTTGGTGATTTTAATCTGCACTACATGAATCTTCTTTATGCTTTGAAGTCCCAGAGCCAAGAATACTTTATGAGTCAGTACTTTATGCCAAATTATGAACCATCCCCTTCCCAGTATCAGAACAAGCAATCATGGAATGGTTTTTCTCAGCAGAGCATTTACATGCATATTAGAGCAAATGGTGTCATCCCTGCACCATCATTTTCTTTGAATCCTGGTGTTTATGCTGCAAAAGATATCCAAAAAACAAAGGGAACAGGAACATACTTTCCCAACACG GTCAATGAAACCTTATCAGCTCAAAGATGA
- the LOC135583523 gene encoding uncharacterized protein LOC135583523 isoform X3, with translation MGDQQDWPPLANGGSSEGFSHPMPTNPDPSAVGPGNLIRAEQATADVLRCIQPTVVSEQRRKAVVEYIQKLLKRYIGIEVFPFGSVPLKTYLPDGDIDLTALSFPNSEDALANDVRSVLQSEEQNKGAEFEVKDVQYINAEVFHSSGILFIGCYEVKLVKCIVENIVVDISFNQIGGLCTLCFLEKVDQEIGKDNLFKRSIILIKTWCYYESRILGAHHGLISTYALETLVLYVFHLFHESLDGPLAVLYRFLDYYSKFDWDNYCVSLQGPIPVSFLPELVVEPLETNGDDLLLSKEFIKECIDMFSVPPRFSESSRIFLKKHLNIVDPLKQNNNLGRSISKGNFYRIRSAFTYGARKLGRVLLLPAENIAAEVGMFFASTLERHGTGERPDVQQDASPSCSDSRFIEHNEVGSTSSNKESPLDSQVKCSGGALCDNISNIKISDLDEGYGTELQFNGHNSNKHLDGLHNCTKMENHLMGGEASVKHLDKNARDLVSIEAFNLRAAESCLDSSSHNQIGGDLSSGKVYHAPPLFFHVGNGSESVILDNVNSVDTAKKEVISSRFVAPGEEPNNESESHGTSTSGFKTNSVSASTGSIHGSSTTSWNSHLSEYLNTAAWSCEGNENSSPNCSKLSDLVGDFNLHYMNLLYALKSQSQEYFMSQYFMPNYEPSPSQYQNKQSWNGFSQQSIYMHIRANGVIPAPSFSLNPGVYAAKDIQKTKGTGTYFPNTVYMILMSFADSEFPFIQRKTVTWERKESNASKSAVKIPQQQPIGGTR, from the exons ATGGGTGACCAGCAGGACTGGCCGCCGCTGGCGAACGGCGGCTCTTCGGAAGGTTTTTCCCACCCGATGCCGACGAATCCTGACCCGTCGGCGGTCGGCCCTGGGAACTTGATTCGCGCTGAGCAAGCCACCGCAGATGTTCTGCGGTGCATTCAGCCGACGGTGGTGTCCGAGCAGAGGCGGAAAGCCGTCGTGGAGTATATCCAGAAGCTTCTCAAGAGATATATAGGCATTGAG GTATTTCCATTTGGATCAGTTCCACTGAAGACATATCTTCCTGATGGAGATATTGATCTGACTGCACTTAGTTTTCCAAATTCTGAAGATGCTTTGGCAAATGATGTGCGTTCTGTTCTTCAATCAGAAGAACAGAACAAGGGTGCTGAGTTTGAAGTAAAGGATGTTCAATACATTAATGCTGAGGTTTTTCATTCTTCTGGAATTCTGTTTATTGGTTGTTATGAG GTCAAACTTGTTAAATGCATTGTTGAGAATATTGTAGTAGATATCTCATTCAATCAGATTGGTGGACTTTGTACACTTTGCTTTCTCGAGAAG GTTGACCAGGAAATTGGTAAGGACAATCTCTTCAAGCGCAGTATAATATTGATAAAAACTTGGTGTTACTATGAGAGTCGCATCCTTGGTGCTCATCATGGTTTGATTTCTACGTACGCATTGGAAACGTTAGTGTTGTATGTTTTTCACCTCTTCCATGAATCGCTAGATGGTCCTTTGGCG GTTTTGTATAGGTTTCTGGACTACTACAGCAAGTTCGATTGGGACAATTACTGTGTTAGTTTGCAGGGACCCATTCCTGTTTCTTTTCTGCCAGAACTAGTAG TTGAGCCACTAGAGACTAACGGGGATGATTTACTGCTTTCGAAGGAATTTATTAAAGAATGTATCGACATGTTCTCAGTTCCTCCAAGATTTTCAGAGAGCTCTAGAATATTTCTAAAGAAGCACCTAAACATTGTGGATCCACTGAAACAGAACAATAATCTAGGGCGCAGCATCAGCAAAG GTAACTTTTACCGCATACGTAGTGCATTTACATATGGTGCCCGAAAACTTGGTCGGGTACTTCTACTACCTGCTGAAAATATTGCTGCTGAAGTTGGTATGTTTTTTGCAAGCACCTTGGAGAGGCATGGAACTGGAGAAAGGCCAGACGTTCAACAAGATGCATCTCCTAGTTGTTCAGATAGCAGATTTATTGAGCATAATGAGGTTGGCTCTACATCATCAAACAAGGAGTCACCTTTAGATTCACAAGTTAAGTGTTCTGGTGGAGCACTATGTGACAACATAAGTAACATCAAGATCTCAGATTTGGATGAGGGGTATGGCACCGAATTGCAATTCAATGGACATAACTCTAATAAGCATCTTGATGGACTTCACAACTGTACTAAAATGGAAAATCATCTCATGGGAGGAGAAGCTTCAGTTAAGCATTTGGATAAAAACGCCAGAGATCTTGTTAGCATAGAAGCTTTTAATTTGAGAGCCGCTGAAAGTTGCTTAGATTCTTCATCACATAATCAGATAGGCGGTGACTTGTCATCTGGAAAAGTTTATCATGCACCCCCCTTGTTCTTCCATGTGGGAAATGGTTCTGAATCTGTGATACTTGATAATGTGAATTCAGTGGATACTGCAAAGAAAGAAGTGATTTCTAGCAGGTTTGTGGCCCCCGGTGAGGAACCAAACAATGAATCTGAATCACACGGTACTAGTACATCTGGGTTTAAAACCAACTCTGTATCTGCCTCCACTGGCAGCATTCATGGATCTTCAACAACAAGTTGGAATTCCCATTTATCAGAATATTTAAATACTGCAGCTTGGTCATGTGAGGGAAACGAAAATAGTAGTCCCAATTGCAGTAAACTATCAGATCTAGTTGGTGATTTTAATCTGCACTACATGAATCTTCTTTATGCTTTGAAGTCCCAGAGCCAAGAATACTTTATGAGTCAGTACTTTATGCCAAATTATGAACCATCCCCTTCCCAGTATCAGAACAAGCAATCATGGAATGGTTTTTCTCAGCAGAGCATTTACATGCATATTAGAGCAAATGGTGTCATCCCTGCACCATCATTTTCTTTGAATCCTGGTGTTTATGCTGCAAAAGATATCCAAAAAACAAAGGGAACAGGAACATACTTTCCCAACACG GTTTACATGATCCTGATGTCTTTTGCAGATTCAG AATTCCCGTTCATACAGAGAAAGACAGTCACCTGGGAGAGGAAAGAATCAAACGCCTCCAAATCAGCTGTCAAGATCCCGCAACAACAGCCGATTGGAGGTACAAGATAG
- the LOC135583523 gene encoding uncharacterized protein LOC135583523 isoform X2: protein MGDQQDWPPLANGGSSEGFSHPMPTNPDPSAVGPGNLIRAEQATADVLRCIQPTVVSEQRRKAVVEYIQKLLKRYIGIEVFPFGSVPLKTYLPDGDIDLTALSFPNSEDALANDVRSVLQSEEQNKGAEFEVKDVQYINAEVKLVKCIVENIVVDISFNQIGGLCTLCFLEKVDQEIGKDNLFKRSIILIKTWCYYESRILGAHHGLISTYALETLVLYVFHLFHESLDGPLAVLYRFLDYYSKFDWDNYCVSLQGPIPVSFLPELVVEPLETNGDDLLLSKEFIKECIDMFSVPPRFSESSRIFLKKHLNIVDPLKQNNNLGRSISKGNFYRIRSAFTYGARKLGRVLLLPAENIAAEVGMFFASTLERHGTGERPDVQQDASPSCSDSRFIEHNEVGSTSSNKESPLDSQVKCSGGALCDNISNIKISDLDEGYGTELQFNGHNSNKHLDGLHNCTKMENHLMGGEASVKHLDKNARDLVSIEAFNLRAAESCLDSSSHNQIGGDLSSGKVYHAPPLFFHVGNGSESVILDNVNSVDTAKKEVISSRFVAPGEEPNNESESHGTSTSGFKTNSVSASTGSIHGSSTTSWNSHLSEYLNTAAWSCEGNENSSPNCSKLSDLVGDFNLHYMNLLYALKSQSQEYFMSQYFMPNYEPSPSQYQNKQSWNGFSQQSIYMHIRANGVIPAPSFSLNPGVYAAKDIQKTKGTGTYFPNTNSRSYRERQSPGRGKNQTPPNQLSRSRNNSRLEVQDRNLLEENNETLPQPQSPVFTGVPQPSCSATRELSHGNDIVLGLKGKLEFGSLGPVKLRVSSPEQSKKLESVSPSNQSSAAILESTVQRPSTNLRYERSMKPYQLKDESDFPPLNG, encoded by the exons ATGGGTGACCAGCAGGACTGGCCGCCGCTGGCGAACGGCGGCTCTTCGGAAGGTTTTTCCCACCCGATGCCGACGAATCCTGACCCGTCGGCGGTCGGCCCTGGGAACTTGATTCGCGCTGAGCAAGCCACCGCAGATGTTCTGCGGTGCATTCAGCCGACGGTGGTGTCCGAGCAGAGGCGGAAAGCCGTCGTGGAGTATATCCAGAAGCTTCTCAAGAGATATATAGGCATTGAG GTATTTCCATTTGGATCAGTTCCACTGAAGACATATCTTCCTGATGGAGATATTGATCTGACTGCACTTAGTTTTCCAAATTCTGAAGATGCTTTGGCAAATGATGTGCGTTCTGTTCTTCAATCAGAAGAACAGAACAAGGGTGCTGAGTTTGAAGTAAAGGATGTTCAATACATTAATGCTGAG GTCAAACTTGTTAAATGCATTGTTGAGAATATTGTAGTAGATATCTCATTCAATCAGATTGGTGGACTTTGTACACTTTGCTTTCTCGAGAAG GTTGACCAGGAAATTGGTAAGGACAATCTCTTCAAGCGCAGTATAATATTGATAAAAACTTGGTGTTACTATGAGAGTCGCATCCTTGGTGCTCATCATGGTTTGATTTCTACGTACGCATTGGAAACGTTAGTGTTGTATGTTTTTCACCTCTTCCATGAATCGCTAGATGGTCCTTTGGCG GTTTTGTATAGGTTTCTGGACTACTACAGCAAGTTCGATTGGGACAATTACTGTGTTAGTTTGCAGGGACCCATTCCTGTTTCTTTTCTGCCAGAACTAGTAG TTGAGCCACTAGAGACTAACGGGGATGATTTACTGCTTTCGAAGGAATTTATTAAAGAATGTATCGACATGTTCTCAGTTCCTCCAAGATTTTCAGAGAGCTCTAGAATATTTCTAAAGAAGCACCTAAACATTGTGGATCCACTGAAACAGAACAATAATCTAGGGCGCAGCATCAGCAAAG GTAACTTTTACCGCATACGTAGTGCATTTACATATGGTGCCCGAAAACTTGGTCGGGTACTTCTACTACCTGCTGAAAATATTGCTGCTGAAGTTGGTATGTTTTTTGCAAGCACCTTGGAGAGGCATGGAACTGGAGAAAGGCCAGACGTTCAACAAGATGCATCTCCTAGTTGTTCAGATAGCAGATTTATTGAGCATAATGAGGTTGGCTCTACATCATCAAACAAGGAGTCACCTTTAGATTCACAAGTTAAGTGTTCTGGTGGAGCACTATGTGACAACATAAGTAACATCAAGATCTCAGATTTGGATGAGGGGTATGGCACCGAATTGCAATTCAATGGACATAACTCTAATAAGCATCTTGATGGACTTCACAACTGTACTAAAATGGAAAATCATCTCATGGGAGGAGAAGCTTCAGTTAAGCATTTGGATAAAAACGCCAGAGATCTTGTTAGCATAGAAGCTTTTAATTTGAGAGCCGCTGAAAGTTGCTTAGATTCTTCATCACATAATCAGATAGGCGGTGACTTGTCATCTGGAAAAGTTTATCATGCACCCCCCTTGTTCTTCCATGTGGGAAATGGTTCTGAATCTGTGATACTTGATAATGTGAATTCAGTGGATACTGCAAAGAAAGAAGTGATTTCTAGCAGGTTTGTGGCCCCCGGTGAGGAACCAAACAATGAATCTGAATCACACGGTACTAGTACATCTGGGTTTAAAACCAACTCTGTATCTGCCTCCACTGGCAGCATTCATGGATCTTCAACAACAAGTTGGAATTCCCATTTATCAGAATATTTAAATACTGCAGCTTGGTCATGTGAGGGAAACGAAAATAGTAGTCCCAATTGCAGTAAACTATCAGATCTAGTTGGTGATTTTAATCTGCACTACATGAATCTTCTTTATGCTTTGAAGTCCCAGAGCCAAGAATACTTTATGAGTCAGTACTTTATGCCAAATTATGAACCATCCCCTTCCCAGTATCAGAACAAGCAATCATGGAATGGTTTTTCTCAGCAGAGCATTTACATGCATATTAGAGCAAATGGTGTCATCCCTGCACCATCATTTTCTTTGAATCCTGGTGTTTATGCTGCAAAAGATATCCAAAAAACAAAGGGAACAGGAACATACTTTCCCAACACG AATTCCCGTTCATACAGAGAAAGACAGTCACCTGGGAGAGGAAAGAATCAAACGCCTCCAAATCAGCTGTCAAGATCCCGCAACAACAGCCGATTGGAGGTACAAGATAGGAACCTACTTGAAGAAAATAATGAGACACTTCCACAACCACAGTCTCCTGTTTTCACGGGGGTCCCCCAGCCTTCATGCTCGGCCACTAGAGAGCTTTCACATGGCAATGACATTGTTCTTGGTTTAAAGGGAAAACTAGAGTTTGGGTCCCTTGGTCCCGTTAAACTAAGAGTCTCCTCACCAGAACAAAGCAAAAAGCTAGAATCAGTTAGTCCTTCTAATCAGAGCTCCGCAGCAATCCTTGAATCAACAGTTCAGAGACCCTCAACGAACTTGAGATATGAAAG GTCAATGAAACCTTATCAGCTCAAAGATGAAAGCGACTTCCCTCCTCTAAATGGCTGA
- the LOC135613265 gene encoding uncharacterized protein LOC135613265: MASLAGVMLAKTSDDPSPSPLHITPHDSKFYARLLSKEDDASLSTTPSFGVYDGVAPGSVPFVWESQPGTPKPTAVALAEPLPPINPPPSSYFHPVLGKAKLVSKKRRVNPSSRFTFLATLFRKLTPKKSPSSPVSSSFTSSPFSRLESPRSRRRSSFSSKGDDDEEEDVGDASTRSILCFRLQRSPRITLFRHSRDNCSSLIAAN, encoded by the coding sequence ATGGCGAGCTTAGCCGGAGTCATGCTCGCCAAAACCTCAGATGATCCTTCTCCCAGCCCTCTCCACATCACGCCGCACGACAGCAAGTTCTACGCCAGGCTCCTCTCCAAGGAGGACGACGCCTCCTTGTCCACCACCCCTTCCTTCGGCGTCTACGATGGCGTCGCACCCGGCTCCGTGCCCTTCGTTTGGGAGTCGCAGCCGGGCACTCCCAAGCCCACCGCCGTCGCCCTGGCGGAACCGCTCCCTCCTATCAACCCACCACCCTCCTCCTACTTCCACCCCGTTCTCGGGAAGGCTAAGCTGGTCAGCAAGAAGCGAAGGGTCAACCCATCCTCCCGGTTCACCTTCCTCGCCACCCTATTCCGAAAGCTCACGCCGAAGAAGTCACCTTCATCGCCCGTCTCCTCGTCGTTCACGTCGTCACCGTTCTCCCGACTGGAGTCGCCCCGTTCTCGGCGGAGGTCGTCCTTCTCTTCCAAGGgcgacgacgacgaggaggaAGATGTCGGTGATGCCTCCACGAGATCCATCCTTTGCTTTAGGCTACAGCGGTCTCCGCGCATCACGCTGTTCCGCCATTCTCGCGACAACTGCTCCAGTTTGATCGCTGCGAACTGA